Proteins encoded in a region of the Botrytis cinerea B05.10 chromosome 11, complete sequence genome:
- the Bcrad51 gene encoding Bcrad51 — MTSEEIEASQSGDDGGMGGPGAPTPLSALEGVAGLTKRDIQMIVDGGYNTVESVAYTPRRILEQIKGISEQKATKILTEASKLVPMGFTTATEMHQRRSELISITTGSKQLDTLLAGGVETGSVTEIFGEFRTGKSQICHTLAVTCQLPFDMGGGEGKCLYIDTEGTFRPVRLLAVANRYGLSGEEVLDNVAYARAYNSDHQLQLLNQAAQMMCETRFSLLIVDSATALYRTDFTGRGELSSRQMHLAKFMRMLQRLADEFGIAVVITNQVVAQVDGGPSAMFNPDPKKPIGGNIIAHASTTRLSLKKGRGETRICKIYDSPCLPESDCLFAINEDGIGDPSPKDLEKD, encoded by the exons ATGACTTCGGAAGAAATCGAAGCTTCTCAATCTGGGGACGATGGAGGAATGGGAGGTCCTGGTGCACCAACGCCACTCTCTGCCTTGGAG GGCGTCGCAGGTCTAACTAAGAGAGATATTCAAATGATCGTAGATGGTGGTTACAATACTGTAGAGTCTGTCGCATACACGCCGCGGCGAATTCTAGAACAAATCAAGGGTATCTCTGAGCAGAAGGCCACAAAGATTCTTACGGAAG CATCGAAACTGGTCCCCATGGGTTTCACAACCGCCACTGAAATGCATCAACGAAGAAGCGAATTGATATCTATTACGACTGGTTCCAAGCAATTAGATACACTTCTGGCAGGAGGAGTGGAAACCGGATCTGTTACCGAAATATTTGGAGAGTTCCGTACTGGAAAGAGTCAAATTTGCCATACTCTAGCAGTTACCTGTCAACTGCCATTTGATATGGGTGGCGGAGAAGGCAAATGTCTGTATATCGATACGGAAGGCACGTTTCGTCCTGTGCGTTTACTTGCGGTAGCCAATCGATACGGTCTATCCGGAGAAGAAGTTTTGGACAATGTTGCATATGCAAGAGCCTACAACTCCGATCATCAGTTGCAACTTCTTAATCAAGCAGCACAAATGATGTGCGAAACCCGATTCTCCCTACTAATCGTTGACAGTGCCACTGCACTATACCGCACAGATTTCACAGGTAGAGGTGAATTATCCTCTCGTCAAATGCATCTAGCAAAATTCATGCGCATGCTTCAACGTCTAGCCGATGAATTTGGTATCGCTGTGGTAATCACAAATCAAGTTGTTGCACAAGTTGATGGAGGACCAAGTGCCATGTTCAATCCAGACCCCAAGAAACCTATCGGAGGTAATATTATTGCACATGCAAGTACCACTAGATTAAGTCTCAAGAAGGGTCGTGGAGAAACTAGAATTTGCAAGATCTATGATAGTCCTTGTTTACCAGAGAGCGATTGTCTTTTCGCTATCAATGAAGATGGTATCGGAGATCCAAGTCCAAAAGATCTTGAGAAGGATTAG
- the Bcpep8 gene encoding Bcpep8, which produces MSFLFSAPVDIDIVLEDGDSRETVEVKNKSSKERVPLYKDGESVRGAVTIRPKDGKRLEHTGIKVQFIGMIEMFYDRGNHYEFLSLGQELAAPGDLQHPQAYDFNFKNVEKQYESYNGINVKLRYFIKVTVSRRMADVIREKDLWVFSYRIPPEMNSSIKMDVGIEDCLHIEFEYSKSKYHLKDVIVGRIYFLLVRLKIKHMELSIIRRETTGTPPNQYNESETLVRFEIMDGSPSRGETIPIRLFLGGFDLTPTFREVNKKYSTRYYLSLVLIDEDARRYFKQSEIVLYRQQPEDALALGQQTKIAGAHSAPSPAAQKRLSAQ; this is translated from the exons ATGTCGTTCCTATTTTCTGCCCCAgtcgatattgatatcgttctggaagatggagatagcCGGGAGACAGTAGAGGTTAAGAATAAGAGTAGCAAGGAAAGGGTACCGCTATACAAAGATGGCGAATCGGTTAGAGGAGCTGTCACCATTAGACCTAAGGATGGAAAAAGGTTAGAGCACACGGGTATTAAAGTCCAATTTATTGGAATGATTG AGATGTTTTATGATCGAGGCAACCACTACGAATTTCTGTCATTAGGACAAGAGCTTGCTGCTCCTGGCGATTTACAACATCCACAAGCTTACGACTTCAACTTTAAAAACGTCGAAAAGCAATACGAATCTTATAATGGCATTAATGTCAAGTTACGTTATTTTATCAAGGTCACCGTTTCTAGGCGAATGGCAGATGTGATCCGCGAAAAAGACCTTTGGGTATTTTCTTACAGAATTCCCCCTGAGATGAACAGTTCTATCAAAATGGATGTCGGTATCGAGGATTGCTTGCATATCGAATTTGAATACTCCAAATCGAAATACCACCTCAAAGATGTTATTGTCGGCCGCATCTACTTTTTGCTCGTTCGTCTCAAGATTAAGCATATGGAACTCTCTATCATTCGACGCGAAACTACTGGAACGCCTCCAAACCAATATAATGAGAGTGAAACTTTGGTACGATTTGAGATTATGGACGGTTCACCATCAAGAGGAGAAACTATTCCTATCAGACTTTTCTTAGGCGGCTTTGATTTGACTCCTACTTTCCGCGAGGTCAATAAGAAATACTCCACCCGCTACTATTTAAGTTTGGTTCTCATCGATGAGG ATGCCCGACGTTATTTCAAGCAGTCCGAGATCGTTCTTTACCGTCAACAACCAGAAGATGCTTTAGCACTTGGTCAGCAGACTAAGATTGCTGGTGCACATTCTGCTCCTAGTCCAGCGGCACAGAAACGACTTTCTGCTCAATAG